The Brassica napus cultivar Da-Ae chromosome C7, Da-Ae, whole genome shotgun sequence genome has a segment encoding these proteins:
- the LOC106407284 gene encoding ABC transporter G family member 21, translating to MMPPNEQESSFPKTPGANQSVTSPVQETRFSSPSHVTPCPDGLSHQSRQSFVLRQSLRPIILKFEELTYSITSQTGKRSYWFGSQEPKPNRFVLNGVSGIVKPGELLAMLGPSGSGKTTLVTALAGRLHGKLSGTVSYNEEPFSSAVKRKTGFVTQEDVIYPHLTVLETLTYTALLRLPKELTRKEKIEQAETVVSDLGLTRCCNSVIGGGLVRGISGGERKRVSIGQEMLVNPSLLLLDEPTSGLDSTTAARIVSTLRTLARGGRTVVTTIHQPSSRLYRMFDKVLVLSEGSPIYSGDSGRVMEYFGSIGFQPGSNFVNPADFVLDLANGITSDTKQYDQVDINGRLDRLEEQNSVKQSLISSYKKHLYPPLKEEVSRTYPQDQTVNGSRAKSLTNRWPTSWWMQFSVLLKRGLKERSHESFSGLRIFMVMSVSILSGLLWWHSRVAHIQDQVGLLFFFSIFWGFFPLFNAIFTFPQERPMLIKERSSGIYRLSSYYIARIVGDLPMELILPTIFVTITYWMGGLKPSLSTFLLTLMIVLYNVLVAQGVGLALGAILMDAKKAATLSSVLMLVFLLAGGYYIQHIPGFIAWLKYISFSHYCYKLLVEVQYTWDEVYECGPGLHCSVMDYEGIKNLRIGNMMWDVLALALMLFLYRVLAYLALRNL from the exons ATGATGCCTCCTAATGAGCAAGAATCTAGCTTTCCGAAAACACCGGGTGCTAACCAAAGCGTAACAAGCCCGGTTCAAGAAACCCGCTTTAGCTCTCCAAGTCATGTAACCCCATGCCCCGACGGTCTGAGTCACCAATCAAGGCAATCTTTCGTTCTACGCCAATCTTTACGTCCTATAATCCTCAAG TTTGAGGAGCTGACGTACAGTATTACATCACAAACCGGGAAAAGAAGCTACTGGTTTGGTTCACAAGAACCAAAACCGAACCGGTTCGTTCTCAACGGTGTAAGCGGGATAGTCAAGCCAGGTGAGCTACTAGCTATGCTTGGTCCATCAGGTAGTGGCAAAACAACGCTAGTAACGGCGTTAGCCGGACGTTTACACGGTAAGCTCTCAGGAACGGTTAGTTATAACGAAGAACCGTTTTCAAGCGCCGTGAAACGTAAAACGGGATTCGTTACGCAAGAAGACGTTATCTACCCACACTTAACGGTATTGGAGACGTTAACGTACACAGCTTTGCTCCGTTTACCCAAAGAACTGACCCGCAAAGAGAAAATCGAGCAGGCGGAGACTGTTGTTTCGGATCTCGGGTTGACCCGGTGTTGTAACAGCGTGATCGGAGGCGGGTTGGTCCGAGGGATATCGGGTGGGGAGAGAAAACGGGTTAGTATCGGACAAGAAATGCTCGTGAACCCGAGTTTGTTGCTTCTTGATGAGCCTACGTCGGGGCTTGATTCCACGACGGCGGCGCGTATAGTCTCCACGTTGAGGACGTTGGCGCGTGGTGGTCGGACGGTGGTGACGACGATTCATCAGCCGTCGAGTAGGCTTTATAGGATGTTCGATAAAGTGTTGGTTTTGTCTGAAGGAAGTCCGATTTATAGTGGAGATTCGGGTCGGGTCATGGAGTATTTTGGTTCGATTGGGTTTCAACCGGGATCCAATTTCGTTAACCCGGCCGACTTCGTGCTTGATCTTGCTAACG GAATTACTTCGGATACAAAGCAATATGACCAAGTCGACATAAATGGGAGATTAGATCGGCTTGAAGAACAAAACTCAGTAAAACAGTCGTTAATATCGTCTTACAAAAAACACTTATATCCACCTTTGAAAGAAGAAGTTTCTAGAACATATCCACAAGATCAAACGGTCAATGGATCGAGAGCAAAGTCTTTGACAA ATCGATGGCCAACAAGTTGGTGGATGCAGTTCTCAGTTTTACTGAAGCGAGGTTTAAAGGAGAGAAGTCATGAATCATTTTCAGGACTTAGAATATTTATGGTCATGTCGGTTTCTATACTTTCTGGCCTCTTATGGTGGCATTCTCGCGTTGCTCATATACAAGATCAG GTGGGTCTACTGTTCTTCTTCTCGATATTCTGGGGATTCTTTCCTCTCTTCAACGCCATATTTACATTCCCTCAAGAACGGCCAATGCTCATAAAAGAGCGATCCTCAGGAATCTACAGACTCTCCTCCTACTACATAGCAAGAATAGTTGGGGATTTACCAATGGAACTCATTCTTCCAACGATCTTTGTCACGATCACATATTGGATGGGAGGTCTCAAGCCATCTTTATCCACATTCCTCTTGACCCTTATGATCGTTCTCTACAATGTTCTAGTGGCTCAAGGCGTAGGGTTAGCCTTAGGAGCAATCTTGATGGATGCGAAAAAAGCAGCAACATTATCTTCGGTGTTAATGCTAGTGTTCTTACTAGCCGGAGGTTACTATATCCAGCATATACCGGGGTTCATTGCGTGGTTGAAGTATATATCTTTTAGCCATTATTGCTATAAGCTTCTTGTTGAAGTTCAATACACATGGGATGAGGTTTATGAATGTGGACCAGGGTTGCATTGTAGCGTTATGGATTATGAAGGGATTAAGAATTTGAGGATAGGGAATATGATGTGGGATGTTTTGGCTCTTGCCCTTATGTTATTTCTTTATAGAGTTCTTGCTTACCTAGCTCTAAGGAACTTGTGA